In Leptolyngbya sp. NIES-2104, the genomic window TGTTCAGATTGTTCAAAGTAGCTCAGAGCAGCTTCTGGATCGTCGAGATCGATCGCGGTTTTTCCAAGTCCAGCTAAGATTGCGCTAACTTCAGAATTCAGTTTGAGATCTTTAGCGATCGCTAAACTTTGTTCTAGAACTTCTCGACTCTGGGTAGAATCCCCGATCATTTGCAGTGTGATGCCGAGTGTTCTTAAACCGCTGACTTTGATATCAGAGTTCGGCAATTTTGCTAATCGTTGATTGATTTCACTTAATTGTTGCTTCGCTCGGCGATAGTATCCGAGACTTTGAAGTGCTTGTGCTTGATTGATCTGAGTGCCCAGGCTTCCAGTTGTATCGTTTGCTTTCTCGTAGTAAGTTTGCGCCTGCTTCCAGCTTTCGAGAGCGGCTTCTGCCTTTCCGGTATGTAGCAGTAAACTCGCTTGAGTGTTCAACACTTGCGCCCACAGAACGGCATCGGCTCCGGGCTTCGCGTCTTTGAGCAGGGCGATACTTTGCTCGATCGATTTCGTCGCCTCGTTCCACTGACTCAGTTCCTGTTGGGCAAGAGAAAGATAGCTTAAACTGAGGGCTTCATTTAAGCGATCGCCTTTCATGCGATAGTCTTGGGCGGCGGATTGCCAAGCTGCGATCGCGTCTCCGAATCGCCCGGATTGATAGAGTTTGCGTCCTTGATCTAAGGAGGACACGGATTGAGAAACAATGGGAGCGGGAGCCGCTTGGAAGGTGGCGTTTGCGGGGGAGACGGCGAGGGATAACGATAAACTCAGAGCGCCGAGACAAAAGCAGAACAACCGACGGTGTTTCGATCGAAAAATCATAGACTGTTACCTGGGATCAGTGGTTTGCAACAATGCTTCACCGGATAAACAGTCTTAGTGTTCCCCTAGGTCAATCGGGTTATCGATACTTTATTTTGGGCGATTTCGCAACGGGTTAGTAGCCTTGTCGATCGCACGATTTATGTAAGACGGTGCAGTCGTATCGCTCATTCGCTAGTAAAACCTGAATGCCTTTCGCCTCGCAGTGTTCAGAAAGAAGATTGAGCAGGGCTTGTTCGTTGCTTTGATTGGGGTCGATCGTTTTCAGTAATTTCTCAAATCCCAAACTGCTTAATCCGTACATTAACCAACGACCAAAATCGGCATCTTTCTCATAGATCAGTCCATTGTGTCCATCTTTGCCGGAAAAGATGAGAGCGATGTAATCTTTGAGGTTGAGAAATGGTTTTCCAAGGGCTTGACTGACGATTCCTTTACCGTTTTCTTTGTAATTGGTGCAGTCGAAATAGGTGAACAATTCTGCGATAAAGCGATCTCCTTCTAGTCCGATTTCTGCTTGTCGTTTGGAAAGCGGAAAGTCTTCGCGGATAAATAGGCAATCGAGAAAATCGTTGCCTTTTAAGGGAAGCAGTTTACCACTGGGGTCTAAATTTACAATGCCGTTTCTCTCAATTCCAAACTTTCCAGGATTCCTCACAGTTACGTTTCCTAGACGATAACCACCGTCACGAGTAATGGCTGGAAAGCTGAAATAGTTTGCCGCAGTAGAGGCAATTTTCAGCACCATATCGCCTTCATTGCTGAAGAGATAAGCCTCATCAAAACGACGCAGTGAAGATCTTAAAGAATTGCCTCGACCTGAAATAATTGCCTCAGCCGAAATGTCCGGTGCTACTAAAACTAATCGGCTTAATCGAAAGACATTTCCAATATTTGGAGACGGGCATTTTTTCTGATTACTAATTTCGAGATTTCCGATCGAGTCTCGATCGAAGACATCCGACAAAATCCGAACCGTATTCGTCACAACATACGCACCCATACTGTGACCGAGAAAATTCAGCCGAATTCGAGTTGGGTTGCCGTTCGGAGATTGCTGCACAATCTGATGATCAAGCTGACGGATAAATTCAACTAAATCAGCAACCCCGTAATTTGCTGCTCGATAAGTATCTCGAAAATATCCAGAAATTCTTAAAACAAAGATCGTCAGAATAGTAACAACAACAAATAAGGAGATCGTTAGAACGAAAGAAGCTGCGGTGAGAATTGTGAAATTACTGACCAGTTTTAGTGCTTCAATAATCGTGCTGAAAATTCCACCAATTACCCAAAGTGCAAGACTAAAAACGCCTACGATCGCTAAAGGTTTCGGTAAGGCTTTGAACGCCTTCATCATAATCTGAAGAAACTGCAAGCTACCCCGAAACGTTTTACCAACATTATCGGGCATCACTTTTTCAGAGGGCCATCGATAGCCAATCACCATGAAGTTTGGAGCGACCTGATTGGCAAAATTCTGATGAATATATCGGCGCGTTTCTTCATACCACCATCTTGCACCGGATGGCTCTGAGTTATAACCATGAATCGCGATTAGAACCTCAGCATTTCCATCACTTTCGATCAAGTATTTAGCGATTTCTTGAATGACTTCAGTCGGATCTCGGTCGCGAAGCGCATCGACATTTAGATCTTCTTTTTCCTCAACATTAATCGGAGCCGTACTACTCACCATATAGCCTGGAAAACGAAATCCATTCGTCTCAAAGGATTCGATCGTAAGTAGATGGCGGCTCATAGGTGCATCCTCGCGCTACGGGTATCAATTGGTCGAATCATGATAGCCCGCGATCGCACATTTGCACCTGAAATTTGGTTTAAGCGTACCGAACTCCGGCTTGCTTCAATCGGTTGAGGGCTTCTCCTAAGCGATCGCAGTCTGCGATCAAGCTAATTCGCACATACCCTTCGCCGCCCGCTCCAAACGCATTTCCTGGAGTCACAACAACCCCGGTTTTTTGCAGCACTTTCAAGGCGAAATCGGTCGAACCCATTCCAGATGGAACCGGAATCCAAAGATACATCGTTGCGTTCGGTCTTGGAATCGACCAACCCAGTTCTGTGAGTCCATCAATCAGAAAATCGCGGCGCGTTCGGTAGCGGTCTTGCACTTCGACTAAATAGCGATCGGGCAAATTCAACGCTGTTTCTGCTGCGGTCTGAATCGCTGAAAAAATTCCATAATCCAGATTCGTCTTCAGCGTCCGTAACCCCTGAATGACATTCTGATTGCCCACCACAAAGCCAACTCGCCAACCTGCCATGTTGTACGTTTTGGACAGGGTATGAAACTCTACACCAATATCTTTTGCGCCTGGAATTTCGAGCAAACTGGTCGGCTGATATCCATCAAACGCTAATTCTGCATACGCTTGATCGTGTACCAGTAAAATCTCATGCCGACGCGCAAACGCCACGATTTCCTCAAAAAATTCGCGGGGAGCCGTTGCAGTTGTCGGATTGCTCGGATAGTTGAAATACAGAATTTTCGCCCGTTGCGCGACTTCATCTGGAATCGCAGCTAAGTCAATCAACCAGCTCTGCTCAGCTTTCAACACCATCGGATACAGTGTCGCACCCGCAATCAATGGACCTCGAAAATGCGGCGGATAAGAGGGACTTGGAACCAGAACAACATCCCCCGGATCGAGATACGCCAGCGCCAAATGCGTTAATCCCTCTTTCGATCCTAAAAGTGGTAATGCTTCCCCGTCAGGATTGAGATCGACTCCGTACCGCCGACGATACCAATCCGTGATCGCTTTCCGAAAGCTGGCTGTGCCCTCAAACGGCGGATAACCATGATTCTTAGAATCTTGGATCGCGTGCATTGCCGATTCCACGATCGGGGCTGGAGTTGCCCCGTCTGGATTTCCCATTCCCAAATCGATCAAATCCACACCTTGCGCTCTGGCGTTGGCTTTGAGTTCATCGAGACGCGCAAAGACATATTGAGGCAGCTTCGTTAAACGATCGGCAGGAGAAATCCAGGGCAAATTCATGAGCTT contains:
- a CDS encoding alpha/beta hydrolase — encoded protein: MSRHLLTIESFETNGFRFPGYMVSSTAPINVEEKEDLNVDALRDRDPTEVIQEIAKYLIESDGNAEVLIAIHGYNSEPSGARWWYEETRRYIHQNFANQVAPNFMVIGYRWPSEKVMPDNVGKTFRGSLQFLQIMMKAFKALPKPLAIVGVFSLALWVIGGIFSTIIEALKLVSNFTILTAASFVLTISLFVVVTILTIFVLRISGYFRDTYRAANYGVADLVEFIRQLDHQIVQQSPNGNPTRIRLNFLGHSMGAYVVTNTVRILSDVFDRDSIGNLEISNQKKCPSPNIGNVFRLSRLVLVAPDISAEAIISGRGNSLRSSLRRFDEAYLFSNEGDMVLKIASTAANYFSFPAITRDGGYRLGNVTVRNPGKFGIERNGIVNLDPSGKLLPLKGNDFLDCLFIREDFPLSKRQAEIGLEGDRFIAELFTYFDCTNYKENGKGIVSQALGKPFLNLKDYIALIFSGKDGHNGLIYEKDADFGRWLMYGLSSLGFEKLLKTIDPNQSNEQALLNLLSEHCEAKGIQVLLANERYDCTVLHKSCDRQGY
- a CDS encoding aspartate aminotransferase produces the protein MNLPWISPADRLTKLPQYVFARLDELKANARAQGVDLIDLGMGNPDGATPAPIVESAMHAIQDSKNHGYPPFEGTASFRKAITDWYRRRYGVDLNPDGEALPLLGSKEGLTHLALAYLDPGDVVLVPSPSYPPHFRGPLIAGATLYPMVLKAEQSWLIDLAAIPDEVAQRAKILYFNYPSNPTTATAPREFFEEIVAFARRHEILLVHDQAYAELAFDGYQPTSLLEIPGAKDIGVEFHTLSKTYNMAGWRVGFVVGNQNVIQGLRTLKTNLDYGIFSAIQTAAETALNLPDRYLVEVQDRYRTRRDFLIDGLTELGWSIPRPNATMYLWIPVPSGMGSTDFALKVLQKTGVVVTPGNAFGAGGEGYVRISLIADCDRLGEALNRLKQAGVRYA